In Liquorilactobacillus nagelii DSM 13675, the following proteins share a genomic window:
- the rimI gene encoding ribosomal protein S18-alanine N-acetyltransferase produces the protein MNRLLKNFKLLFNLLHGPDTQTFVPTFNNHPVNLKNRSYLLCRALITDIPELVKLRQQVFPQETAWDRKVFTSELKNTQEKLYLLLRFNDQLVAFIGTDFNPKQHDVHITSLAVAENFQHQGLATFLLKVVKEIAQQRDYQTISLEVRLSNKSAQQLYTDFGFICLGLTKEYYQSNHEDAINMQYKIKKESKKNE, from the coding sequence ATGAACCGCTTGTTGAAAAATTTTAAATTACTATTCAATTTATTGCATGGACCGGATACTCAGACATTTGTTCCAACTTTTAATAATCATCCCGTAAACTTAAAAAACCGCTCTTATTTATTATGCCGAGCATTAATTACTGATATTCCTGAGTTAGTCAAATTACGGCAACAGGTTTTTCCTCAAGAAACGGCATGGGATCGTAAAGTGTTTACTAGTGAATTAAAAAATACACAGGAAAAGTTATACTTATTATTGCGCTTTAATGACCAATTAGTGGCGTTTATTGGAACTGATTTTAATCCTAAGCAACATGATGTTCATATTACAAGTTTAGCTGTGGCTGAAAACTTTCAACATCAAGGATTAGCCACTTTCTTGTTAAAGGTGGTTAAGGAAATTGCCCAGCAAAGAGATTACCAAACTATCTCTTTGGAAGTCCGTTTGAGTAATAAATCAGCTCAGCAATTATATACAGATTTTGGTTTTATTTGTTTGGGGTTGACCAAAGAATACTATCAGTCAAATCACGAGGATGCAATTAACATGCAATATAAGATTAAAAAGGAATCGAAAAAAAATGAATGA
- the tsaB gene encoding tRNA (adenosine(37)-N6)-threonylcarbamoyltransferase complex dimerization subunit type 1 TsaB: protein MIILAIDTSNRPLSVAVLQDTQLLATVTFNYRQKDHSTTLLPLIADLLKQVDLQPSQIDRIVVAQGPGSYTGLRIGVTAAKTLAFVLKKELVGVSSLAVLAAPVQPENDETVIVPMFDARRECVFAGIYQQKNEGLVSLLADQHLALTKLIAVLKKYSKIILVGQDAILFNQQIQENVHAEVVLANKVFDYPQAYQLGLLGRITNPVGIHDFVPHYLRLTQAEKYWLDHHQEKLNEPLVEKF, encoded by the coding sequence ATGATTATTCTAGCAATTGATACATCTAATCGGCCGTTGAGTGTCGCGGTGCTCCAAGATACGCAACTATTGGCAACAGTGACGTTTAATTATCGCCAAAAAGATCATAGTACAACTTTATTGCCATTGATAGCTGATTTGCTCAAACAAGTTGATCTGCAACCCAGTCAAATTGATCGGATCGTGGTTGCTCAAGGACCGGGTTCATATACCGGTTTGCGAATTGGGGTAACTGCAGCTAAAACTTTAGCATTTGTCTTAAAAAAAGAATTAGTCGGAGTCTCAAGTTTGGCGGTTTTAGCTGCGCCTGTACAGCCTGAAAACGATGAGACAGTAATTGTTCCAATGTTTGATGCGCGTAGGGAATGTGTTTTTGCAGGCATTTATCAGCAAAAAAATGAGGGATTAGTTAGTTTATTGGCAGATCAACATTTAGCATTAACAAAATTAATAGCTGTTTTGAAAAAATATTCAAAAATTATATTGGTTGGTCAAGATGCTATTCTTTTTAATCAGCAGATTCAGGAAAATGTGCATGCTGAAGTTGTTTTAGCAAACAAAGTTTTTGATTATCCACAAGCTTATCAATTAGGGCTGCTAGGTCGAATAACTAACCCGGTTGGAATTCATGATTTTGTACCACATTATTTAAGGCTAACTCAAGCAGAAAAATACTGGTTAGACCATCATCAGGAGAAATTAAATGAACCGCTTGTTGAAAAATTTTAA
- a CDS encoding folate family ECF transporter S component — translation MNIFVSHLTTRKIALLGLLIALNLVVAKFLSFGVWSVRISFTFVIVFLMAAWFGPVLAGLAAGLADVVGTLLLSGGQGSYFFGFTISAFLGAFIYGLFFYQKKATNWRILAAVVLNLLLVDSLLNTWWICLLYHTSFNSIFWLRAFKEILMLPIQFLILKFISSNQTLESLKQRI, via the coding sequence ATGAATATTTTTGTTTCACATTTGACAACACGCAAAATTGCGTTGTTAGGTTTGTTGATTGCGTTAAATCTGGTGGTAGCTAAGTTCTTGTCGTTTGGCGTCTGGTCGGTTAGAATCAGTTTCACATTTGTGATTGTATTCTTAATGGCTGCTTGGTTTGGACCAGTTTTAGCTGGACTGGCTGCAGGATTAGCCGATGTTGTTGGAACACTTTTACTAAGTGGTGGACAGGGAAGTTATTTCTTTGGCTTTACAATTTCAGCATTTCTTGGTGCTTTCATTTATGGCTTGTTTTTTTACCAGAAAAAAGCAACCAATTGGCGAATTTTAGCGGCAGTAGTACTTAATCTATTGTTGGTTGATTCATTATTAAACACTTGGTGGATTTGTTTACTGTATCATACTTCATTCAATTCAATCTTTTGGCTAAGGGCATTTAAAGAAATACTAATGTTACCAATTCAGTTTTTAATATTGAAATTTATCAGCAGCAATCAAACATTGGAAAGTTTAAAGCAACGAATTTAA
- a CDS encoding acyl-[acyl-carrier-protein] thioesterase, whose product MAANIFSEKHQILFYETDRTRRVTPGMLVNILMLASQDQSDELGLTSQKIHAQDLGWVVTQHLLTIERLPQLKEKVIVKTQATAYNHYFCYRDFWLEDQTGEVLAKMHSTFILMDQEKRKITKVPTELIAPYGSEYTPKVERVAEPEKFNLEKMAASKDYRVRFMDIDANQHVNNVHYFDWIVDALSEEFLINHQIKQVNVRYKREVHYGELVTSRVDQPLTVKDSKMSITHHQIVVDQQESCRAQCLWEKNENQ is encoded by the coding sequence GTGGCTGCAAATATTTTTTCAGAAAAACATCAGATTTTATTTTATGAAACTGATCGAACTCGTCGTGTAACACCTGGAATGCTGGTTAATATTTTAATGCTGGCATCTCAAGATCAAAGTGATGAGTTGGGATTAACATCACAAAAAATTCATGCGCAAGATTTAGGCTGGGTTGTTACGCAGCACTTATTGACCATTGAACGTTTGCCGCAGTTAAAAGAAAAGGTTATTGTCAAGACCCAAGCAACGGCTTACAATCATTATTTTTGTTACCGTGATTTTTGGCTAGAAGATCAAACTGGAGAAGTACTAGCTAAAATGCACAGTACATTCATATTAATGGATCAAGAAAAGCGAAAAATTACTAAAGTTCCAACTGAATTAATAGCGCCTTATGGTTCTGAATATACTCCAAAAGTCGAACGGGTAGCTGAACCGGAAAAATTTAATTTGGAAAAAATGGCTGCCAGCAAGGATTACCGAGTGCGTTTTATGGATATTGATGCTAACCAACATGTTAACAATGTGCATTATTTCGATTGGATTGTTGATGCTTTGTCAGAGGAATTTTTGATTAATCATCAAATTAAACAGGTGAATGTTCGTTACAAAAGAGAGGTTCATTATGGCGAACTGGTCACTAGTCGGGTCGATCAGCCACTGACGGTTAAAGATTCAAAAATGAGTATTACACACCATCAAATTGTTGTTGACCAGCAGGAAAGCTGTCGCGCGCAATGTTTGTGGGAAAAAAATGAAAATCAATGA
- the rsmI gene encoding 16S rRNA (cytidine(1402)-2'-O)-methyltransferase, with protein MGLTAISSYQQPKIAGALYLVPTPLGNLGDMTFRAVEILKKVDLIAAEDTRNTQKLLNYFDIKTPQISFHEHNTQERIPQLLDKLMAGKKIAQVSDAGMPSISDPGHELVVAAIAQQIPVIPLPGPNAGLTALIASGLVPQPFLFFGFLARQKKQRQQQTTFLAQQEVTFILYESPHHLKKTLQELNNVLGAQRQIVLGRELTKKFEEFLRGTLADALAWSQEEQIRGEFCLIVAGKPVTSAPQQIVSSEDLENEVADLIASGEYRANDAIKQIAKQHQLKKQVVYNAFHHLRKG; from the coding sequence ATGGGGTTAACAGCCATCAGCAGTTATCAACAACCAAAAATAGCTGGGGCACTTTATTTAGTACCGACACCACTAGGCAATCTTGGTGATATGACTTTTCGAGCGGTGGAGATTTTAAAAAAAGTTGACTTGATTGCAGCGGAAGACACTCGTAACACCCAAAAATTGTTGAATTATTTTGATATCAAAACACCACAAATAAGTTTTCATGAACATAACACCCAAGAAAGAATTCCACAACTTCTGGATAAATTGATGGCCGGCAAAAAAATTGCTCAAGTTAGTGATGCGGGGATGCCCTCAATTAGTGATCCCGGTCATGAGCTGGTAGTGGCAGCGATTGCTCAGCAGATTCCGGTGATTCCGCTTCCCGGACCTAATGCTGGTCTGACGGCTCTGATTGCTTCCGGGCTAGTTCCGCAACCATTTCTATTTTTTGGCTTTTTAGCCCGGCAGAAGAAGCAACGGCAGCAACAGACCACCTTTTTAGCCCAACAAGAAGTTACTTTTATTCTTTATGAATCACCACATCACTTAAAGAAAACTTTACAAGAATTAAATAATGTTCTAGGAGCACAACGCCAAATTGTTTTAGGACGGGAATTGACAAAAAAATTTGAGGAATTTTTAAGAGGGACATTAGCCGATGCTTTGGCTTGGAGTCAAGAAGAACAGATTCGCGGCGAGTTTTGTTTGATTGTTGCGGGCAAACCAGTAACATCTGCACCACAACAAATTGTCAGTTCTGAAGATTTGGAAAATGAGGTTGCTGATTTAATTGCTAGTGGCGAATATCGCGCTAATGATGCGATTAAACAAATCGCTAAACAGCATCAGCTAAAAAAACAGGTTGTTTATAATGCTTTTCATCATTTGAGAAAAGGTTAA
- a CDS encoding DNA replication initiation control protein YabA, with the protein MDNRTLYDKFAELELHAQKSVTELNEIQKSLMEVIERNAELEIENQHLRDHLQELEQHKENENGGLSKSRKNLEKLYEQGFHVCNVDNMYGTRRLNDEPCVFCQNIIYGERK; encoded by the coding sequence TTGGATAATCGGACTCTGTACGACAAATTTGCAGAACTTGAACTGCATGCTCAAAAATCGGTAACTGAACTTAATGAGATTCAAAAGTCTTTAATGGAAGTGATTGAACGAAATGCTGAATTAGAAATTGAAAATCAACATTTGCGTGATCATTTGCAGGAATTAGAGCAACATAAAGAAAATGAAAATGGCGGTTTGTCGAAATCAAGAAAAAATTTAGAAAAACTGTATGAACAAGGATTTCATGTTTGTAACGTCGATAATATGTACGGTACCCGGCGGTTAAATGATGAACCTTGTGTCTTTTGTCAGAATATTATTTATGGGGAGCGAAAGTAA
- the holB gene encoding DNA polymerase III subunit delta', whose translation MTEKMFETPKQQKFLANYFASLLKQNQLVHAYLLTGPAGSGKRSLALWVAAGLFCLHPETTGSPCGKCAECQRILTGNHPDVIDVVPDGSSVKVEQTRFLKAEFSKSGVEGRRKVIILESAEKLTISAANSLLKFIEEPSGQMTFFLLAQNVNQLLPTIVSRCQLLKMVIPSETQRSQLFAQAGISASKSDLLAGLTVDLQVAKQLDQTGAVYQLSDKLIEWYLKILSKDWLSVVDVQSQIMPIVVEKKDQQLLLELLELLVKDLINWMVNNQVKYFAKYQTQLTPKLKQLTVNQQLAAIELLLKQPKLRQANINFQNALEALTLQLLKCYDR comes from the coding sequence ATGACAGAAAAAATGTTTGAAACACCAAAGCAACAAAAATTTCTTGCTAATTATTTTGCCAGCTTATTAAAACAAAACCAATTAGTCCATGCTTATTTACTAACGGGTCCAGCTGGCAGTGGCAAGCGCAGTTTAGCTCTGTGGGTAGCTGCTGGTCTATTTTGTTTACATCCAGAAACGACTGGTTCACCTTGTGGAAAATGTGCTGAGTGTCAACGGATTTTAACAGGCAATCATCCTGATGTGATTGATGTTGTTCCCGATGGGAGTAGTGTTAAAGTTGAACAGACTAGATTTTTAAAAGCTGAATTTTCTAAAAGTGGAGTTGAAGGGCGTCGGAAGGTAATCATTTTAGAATCAGCTGAAAAACTAACAATCAGCGCTGCTAACAGTCTTTTAAAATTTATTGAAGAACCAAGCGGACAAATGACTTTCTTTTTACTTGCTCAAAACGTTAATCAACTACTGCCGACAATTGTTTCTCGTTGCCAGTTGTTGAAAATGGTAATTCCCAGTGAAACACAGCGCAGTCAATTATTTGCCCAAGCCGGAATTTCTGCAAGTAAATCCGATTTGTTGGCGGGATTAACGGTAGATTTGCAAGTAGCAAAACAGCTTGATCAAACTGGAGCGGTTTATCAGTTAAGTGATAAATTGATTGAATGGTATTTAAAAATTCTAAGCAAGGATTGGCTGAGTGTGGTGGATGTCCAATCACAAATTATGCCAATTGTGGTTGAAAAAAAAGACCAGCAGTTATTATTAGAATTATTGGAATTATTAGTCAAAGACTTAATTAATTGGATGGTAAATAATCAAGTAAAGTATTTTGCCAAGTACCAGACGCAATTGACCCCCAAGTTAAAACAATTAACTGTTAACCAGCAGTTAGCGGCAATTGAATTGTTATTAAAACAGCCCAAATTAAGACAAGCTAATATTAATTTTCAAAATGCACTTGAGGCGTTAACTTTACAATTGCTTAAATGTTATGATAGATGA
- a CDS encoding cyclic-di-AMP receptor: MKMIIAIVQDKDSNRLSNLFIQANVRATKLSTTGGFLKSGNTTFMIGVEDQRVEEILELIKDSSRTRKQFMTPPVNLDASMDSSAAYPIEVQVGGATVFVLPIDAFHQF; this comes from the coding sequence ATGAAAATGATCATTGCAATTGTTCAGGATAAAGACAGTAATCGTTTAAGTAATTTGTTTATTCAAGCTAATGTCAGAGCAACTAAATTGTCAACTACAGGTGGGTTCTTAAAATCAGGTAATACAACATTTATGATTGGAGTCGAAGATCAACGGGTAGAAGAAATTTTGGAACTAATTAAAGATTCTTCAAGGACGCGGAAACAATTTATGACACCACCGGTCAATTTAGATGCTTCGATGGATTCGTCAGCTGCCTATCCAATTGAGGTCCAAGTTGGCGGAGCAACGGTTTTTGTTTTACCGATTGATGCATTTCACCAATTTTAA
- the tmk gene encoding dTMP kinase yields MKGKFVTFEGLDGSGKTSVLKRIEKYLQQKTTINYLLTREPGGNQIAERIRQLLLDANSLGMDSRTEALLYAASRRQHLVETVLPALTAGKLVLCDRYVDSSIAYQGAGRQLGEAEIAQLNNFATDGLQPELTIYFDVPPAVGLARINAHRVNEINRLDQESEIFYQRVRRSYLKLNTTFPERFIKIDATAELSEVSNETLRVLQNRLPLIFKS; encoded by the coding sequence TTGAAGGGAAAGTTTGTCACATTTGAAGGACTAGATGGTTCAGGAAAAACAAGTGTTTTAAAACGAATTGAAAAGTATTTGCAGCAAAAAACAACCATAAACTATTTATTGACCCGTGAACCAGGTGGTAACCAAATCGCAGAACGGATTCGACAATTATTGTTAGATGCAAACTCATTGGGAATGGACAGCCGTACGGAAGCACTGCTGTATGCTGCTTCACGGCGCCAACACTTGGTTGAAACAGTTTTACCAGCGTTAACCGCAGGAAAGTTAGTTTTGTGTGATCGTTATGTTGACAGTTCGATTGCTTATCAGGGAGCTGGTCGCCAGCTAGGTGAAGCAGAAATTGCTCAGTTAAATAACTTTGCAACGGATGGTTTACAACCTGAATTAACAATTTATTTTGATGTTCCACCGGCTGTTGGGTTAGCTCGGATCAATGCCCATCGAGTTAATGAGATTAATCGACTCGACCAAGAGTCAGAGATTTTTTATCAACGTGTACGCCGTTCATATTTAAAATTGAATACGACTTTTCCAGAAAGATTTATAAAAATTGATGCTACTGCAGAATTATCTGAGGTCAGCAACGAAACGCTTAGGGTATTACAAAATAGGCTACCTTTAATTTTTAAAAGTTAG
- a CDS encoding YaaL family protein — protein sequence MFGRSKHNLRHEYDEYLLTAIEAAADSWEKAKQTRQAMREEDDELSSEVDLAGAKYTFLYLEARRRKVKAHFRPSMVEHD from the coding sequence ATGTTTGGAAGATCAAAACATAATTTGCGGCACGAATACGATGAGTACTTGCTGACTGCAATTGAAGCAGCAGCTGATAGTTGGGAAAAGGCCAAGCAAACGCGACAAGCGATGCGTGAAGAAGATGATGAGTTGAGCTCAGAAGTTGATTTGGCGGGAGCAAAATATACTTTTCTGTACTTAGAAGCCCGTCGCCGCAAGGTAAAGGCCCATTTTCGTCCTTCAATGGTTGAACATGATTAA
- the recR gene encoding recombination mediator RecR → MQYPEPIAKLIDSYLRLPGIGEKTATRLAFFTIDMQQEDVDQFAAALRNAKRELHYCSICGNITETDPCQICRDHSRDQSKIIVVEQAKDVMSLEKMREYHGLYHVLQGVLSPMEGKGPDDLNITSLIERLQNHDQIKEIIVATNATPEGEATAMYLARLLKPAGIKVTRLAHGLAVGSDIEYADEMTLFKAIEGRQEI, encoded by the coding sequence ATGCAGTATCCAGAACCGATTGCTAAATTGATTGACAGTTATCTTCGATTGCCGGGAATTGGCGAAAAAACGGCAACGCGTTTAGCATTTTTTACAATTGATATGCAGCAAGAAGATGTTGATCAATTTGCAGCTGCTTTAAGGAATGCGAAGCGCGAGTTGCATTACTGCAGTATTTGCGGAAACATTACTGAGACTGATCCTTGTCAGATCTGTCGTGATCACAGTCGCGATCAGAGTAAAATTATTGTAGTTGAGCAAGCTAAAGATGTGATGTCATTAGAAAAGATGCGTGAATATCATGGCCTTTATCATGTTTTACAGGGAGTTCTTTCGCCAATGGAAGGCAAGGGACCGGATGATTTGAACATTACTTCTTTGATTGAACGACTGCAAAACCATGATCAGATTAAAGAGATTATTGTGGCCACAAATGCAACCCCTGAAGGTGAGGCAACCGCCATGTACTTAGCACGCTTATTGAAACCGGCTGGAATTAAAGTTACTCGTTTAGCACATGGATTAGCGGTTGGCAGTGATATTGAGTATGCTGATGAAATGACATTATTCAAGGCGATTGAAGGACGACAGGAAATCTAA
- a CDS encoding YbaB/EbfC family nucleoid-associated protein produces the protein MRGMGNMQGMMKQMQKMQKQMKKDQTALEEREFTGQASDEMVTVKFNGKKELQDIQIKPEAVDPDDIEMLQDLIIMAVNNAMETIDQATQQTMGKYTNNLPKF, from the coding sequence ATGCGTGGTATGGGAAATATGCAGGGCATGATGAAACAAATGCAGAAAATGCAAAAACAAATGAAAAAAGATCAGACAGCATTGGAAGAACGTGAATTTACAGGCCAAGCAAGTGACGAGATGGTAACTGTTAAATTTAATGGAAAAAAAGAGTTGCAGGATATTCAAATCAAACCAGAAGCAGTTGATCCAGATGATATTGAGATGTTGCAAGATTTAATTATCATGGCTGTTAATAACGCGATGGAAACAATAGATCAAGCTACACAGCAAACGATGGGAAAATATACTAATAATCTGCCTAAATTTTAA
- the dnaX gene encoding DNA polymerase III subunit gamma/tau codes for MGYRALYRVWRPQQFADLVGQQLITQTLKNAIAAGQTSHAYLFTGPRGTGKTSAAKIFAKAINCQHQQAGEPCNKCEICQAITQGRLNDVIEIDAASNNSVDEVRDIREKVKYAPTQAQFKVYIIDEVHMLSAGAFNALLKTLEEPPANVVFILATTEPHKIPATIISRTQRFDFRRIEDQDLIERMEYILSQEKLEFDPAALQIIAKAAAGGMRDALSMLDQVLSFGHNQVNLENALLVTGSVSQEQLAVYLEAVFSQKAAIAFQQLQQLLSAGKDPNQLFEGLIDYCRQLLLTQVEKNSTSEKLTELADQVSAETLYQALDILSQQQQAMRFATHQDVYLDVATIKLCRIAHKDDVAASAAATEKITELQTKLTQMQQQLSRLQAQSQQGEDVQQLTPQTKRARTSSQPKLKVKPDLNKIYAVLATASRASLVEVKDVWQDLLSMLAVTQRAVMNVSQPVAASADAAVVSFQYDFLFEKAAQDQQLQNALTADLAKLLGKDLRLVFLPQAQWPQVRKKYLVDHQNDGEPKNGDESPATPDNNLTTAEKIWGTAAKNLIELKDD; via the coding sequence ATGGGGTACCGGGCACTTTACCGCGTTTGGCGGCCACAGCAATTTGCAGATTTGGTTGGACAGCAGTTGATTACGCAAACGTTAAAAAATGCGATTGCAGCTGGTCAAACAAGTCATGCATATTTATTTACAGGACCACGTGGCACGGGGAAAACATCAGCGGCCAAAATTTTTGCTAAGGCCATTAATTGTCAACATCAGCAGGCTGGTGAGCCTTGCAATAAATGTGAAATTTGTCAAGCAATTACGCAAGGAAGATTGAACGATGTTATCGAAATTGATGCAGCTTCTAATAATAGTGTTGATGAGGTCCGCGACATTCGTGAAAAAGTTAAGTATGCACCAACTCAAGCACAATTCAAAGTTTATATTATCGATGAAGTGCATATGCTTTCTGCAGGTGCGTTTAATGCGTTATTAAAGACCCTGGAAGAACCGCCTGCCAATGTAGTTTTTATTTTGGCTACGACTGAACCGCATAAAATTCCGGCAACAATTATTTCACGTACGCAGCGCTTTGATTTTCGACGAATTGAAGATCAAGATTTGATTGAGCGAATGGAATATATTTTAAGTCAGGAAAAATTAGAATTTGATCCAGCAGCCTTACAAATAATAGCCAAAGCAGCGGCTGGTGGAATGCGTGATGCTTTGAGTATGCTTGATCAGGTTTTGTCTTTTGGTCATAATCAGGTTAATCTTGAAAATGCTCTTTTGGTAACTGGGAGTGTTTCTCAAGAGCAATTAGCTGTCTACTTAGAAGCTGTTTTTTCTCAAAAAGCAGCAATTGCTTTTCAGCAGCTGCAGCAATTATTAAGTGCTGGGAAAGACCCTAATCAGTTATTTGAAGGATTGATTGATTATTGTCGGCAATTATTATTGACCCAAGTTGAGAAAAACTCAACATCTGAAAAGCTAACTGAATTAGCAGATCAGGTTTCAGCTGAGACACTTTACCAGGCCTTAGATATTTTAAGCCAGCAGCAACAAGCGATGCGCTTTGCAACTCATCAAGATGTTTATTTAGATGTGGCAACCATTAAATTGTGCCGTATTGCTCACAAAGATGATGTAGCTGCTTCGGCTGCTGCAACAGAAAAAATAACTGAATTGCAAACAAAACTGACCCAAATGCAACAACAATTGAGCCGCTTACAGGCGCAAAGCCAGCAAGGTGAAGATGTACAACAGTTAACGCCACAAACAAAACGAGCGAGGACTTCGAGTCAGCCTAAGTTGAAAGTGAAACCCGATTTAAATAAAATTTATGCAGTTTTAGCTACGGCATCGAGGGCAAGTTTGGTCGAGGTTAAAGACGTTTGGCAGGATTTATTAAGCATGTTAGCTGTAACGCAACGCGCGGTGATGAATGTTAGCCAACCAGTTGCTGCTAGTGCAGATGCTGCAGTTGTCAGCTTTCAATATGATTTTTTGTTTGAAAAAGCGGCGCAAGACCAGCAGCTACAAAATGCGTTAACAGCAGATTTGGCAAAGCTACTGGGAAAAGATTTAAGATTGGTTTTCTTACCGCAAGCTCAATGGCCACAGGTTAGAAAAAAGTATCTCGTGGATCATCAAAATGATGGTGAGCCTAAGAATGGAGATGAATCCCCAGCAACACCAGATAATAATTTGACTACCGCTGAGAAAATTTGGGGCACGGCAGCTAAAAACTTAATTGAGTTAAAAGACGATTAA
- the tadA gene encoding tRNA adenosine(34) deaminase TadA, translating into MIRQEQEYYMREALFEADRARIIGEVPIGCVIVWKGQIIGRGHNLREHSQDATLHAEILAIQEANAFLKSWRLEAAQLFVTLEPCPMCSGAIINSRIAEVYYGAADPKAGTVGSLMNLLQDSRFNHQAKVTAGVLQAECADRLKTFFRDIRRRRRKKC; encoded by the coding sequence ATGATTAGACAAGAGCAGGAATATTATATGCGCGAAGCCCTATTTGAGGCTGATCGGGCCCGGATAATCGGGGAGGTTCCAATTGGCTGTGTAATTGTGTGGAAAGGTCAAATTATTGGCCGGGGCCACAATTTGCGTGAACATAGTCAAGATGCAACTTTACATGCTGAAATTTTGGCAATTCAAGAAGCTAATGCTTTCCTGAAGAGTTGGCGCTTAGAAGCAGCGCAATTGTTTGTAACTTTAGAGCCTTGTCCAATGTGCAGTGGGGCAATCATTAATTCCCGAATTGCTGAAGTTTATTATGGAGCAGCAGATCCGAAGGCTGGAACTGTTGGATCTTTAATGAATTTATTGCAGGATTCACGTTTTAATCATCAAGCAAAGGTTACTGCGGGAGTCTTACAAGCAGAATGTGCCGACCGTTTAAAAACCTTTTTTCGAGATATTAGACGACGGCGAAGAAAAAAATGCTAG
- the nrdH gene encoding glutaredoxin-like protein NrdH, with the protein MSLAIYTKNNCIQCKMTKKFLAEHQISFEEHNVSQEPKYIDYLKEKGFRSVPVIEKNSNPIINGFRPDLLKSLLAQ; encoded by the coding sequence ATGAGTTTAGCAATTTATACAAAAAATAACTGCATTCAGTGCAAAATGACTAAGAAATTTTTAGCCGAACATCAAATTTCATTTGAAGAACATAATGTTAGCCAAGAGCCTAAATACATTGATTACTTAAAAGAAAAGGGCTTTCGGAGCGTTCCGGTAATTGAGAAAAACAGTAATCCAATTATTAATGGTTTCCGACCAGACTTATTGAAAAGTTTATTGGCACAGTAG